The genomic interval CCATCATGAAATTACAACACCAAGTGGCTAGGCCGATTCGCGCATGTCTGCCATACCTATGCCACAGCCCGATGGCCGTGGACAGGCCGTTGCACGACTGCAGATAAAGCCGCGCGACAACCACCAAAGGGTGTACGCTGAATGGCAGCATGGTCCACCGGGCAGTTGGATGCCAAAGCACCAGAACGCACTGGGCGAACCATGGAAAGCAATGGCCGTGGATGCTATTCAAAAAAAAATAGCTGCCTGTGCTTATGCAGAGAGCATGACGGGCACTTTTTCTATGTATTCATCCATGGCAGGCGTGGCGACTCCATCTGCAGCTTGAGACAGCCCTTGGGCTTGACAGACCACGCCCGTCGGGACTTCCTGAGAACTCGCCTCGCCCAACGCAGCCCTGCACAGGCTTTATAGTCAGGCAAAACATCCAAACCGACACAACCAGAGACGCAATGAGCCCACATCCGCAATGACGACCCAGCCTTCCCGACGCCATCCCAGCGCGTTCCATGCGTGGGTTGTGGCAGGCCTTGTTTTTGTGGTTACAGCCTGCGCGGCGGCGCTTCTGGTGTGGAGCATGGAGCAACGCCGCGTGCAAAGCGAGCGTGCCCGTGTAGACAGCATCGTGGCAGACCGGGCCCACGCGATCCAGAGCATGGTGGAACGGGCGCTGTCCAGCACCTATGCGCTGTCGGCCATGGTCCACCAGGCGGGGGGCCAATTCTCGAATTTTGAAGGTGTTGCCAGCGAAATGCTGCCTTTGTATCCGGGGGTGACCACTTTCGGCCTGTCGCCGGGCGGCATCGTCCGCCAGGTAGTACCACTGACCGGTAACGAGGCCAGCCTGGGCTTCAACCAACTCAAGGACCCGGTGCAGGGCAAGGAGGCCAACCGTGCCGTGGAAACCGGCAAGCTGACCTTGGCCGGTCCGCTGAACCTGGTGCAGGGCGGGCTGGGCGTCGTGGGCCGTTTGCCGGTGTATCTGCAGGATTTTCCACAGACAGATGCCAGCCCTTCGGCCGCCAATTTCTGGGGCTTTGTGTATGTGGTAATCCGGCTGCCGGAGGCGTTGGCAAGCAGCGGTGTGGCGCAGTTGACCGAGCACGGCCTGGCCTACGCGCTGTGGCGCGCGCAGCCGGACACCCAGCGGCGGCAAACCATCGCCATGTCCGGCATCCTGTCACCGGAAGATGCCGTGGACCGGGAGGTGCTGGTGCCCAACGGGCGCTGGGTACTGAGTGCTGCGCCGATCCAGGGTTGGGGCGACCCGGCCGGACTGGCGTTCAAAGTGGCGCTGGGCCTGCTGTTCAGCACCCTGCTGGGCTGGGCGGCCCACCTGTTGATGCAGCTCAAACGCCAGGAACAAAATCTGGAAGCCCAGGTGATCGAGCGCACCTACGAGATTTCCGCCACCCAAAACAAGCTGCAGGCCACGCTGGACGCGATTCCCGACCTGATGTTCGAGCTGGGCCTGGACGGCACGGTGTACGACTGCCGCGTGCCCCCTGCCCTGGCGCTGGACATCCGGCCCGACCAGTATCTGGGGCGTAAAGCCTGCGACATACTGCCTGCGCAAGCCGCCAGCACGGTGGATGCAGCACTGCGCGAGGCACAAGGCACCGGACGCTCGGAAGGGGGCCAGGTGGCGCTTACTTTGGCCCAGAGGCTGCAATGGTTTGAAATTTCGGTAGCGCGTAAAACGCCTCTTGCCGCGCCCGTCCAGGACGAACCGCGGTTCATTGTGCTGGCCCGCAACATCACCCAGCGGGTAGAAGCCGACCAGGACCTGCGCATTGCCGCCACCGCCTTCAACGCCCAAAGCGGCATGGCGGTGACCGACGCACATCGCCGCATTTTGCGGTGTAATTCGGCGTTCACCCAAATCACGGGGTATGCACAGGAAGATGTGCAGGGACAAAGCCTGAATATCCTCAATTCGGGCCGACACCCGCGGGAGTTCTACCAAGCCATGTGGGACAGCGTAGACACCAAAGGCACCTGGCGCGGTGAAGTGTGGAATCGGCGCAAGAACGGTGATATCTACCCTGATTCGCGCGGCACCACAGCCGTCAAGGATGCCCACGGCCAGATCACCCACTACGTCAACACCTTCAACGACATCACACAGCGCAAGGCCGCCGAAGAAGAAATCAACCAGTTGGCCTTTTTCGACCCGCTGACCCATTTGCCAAACCGCCGCCTGCTGGTGGACCGGTTGAGCCAGGCTTTGGCACTGGCGGTGCGCAGCCAGCACTTTGGTGCGCTGCAGTTCATCGATCTGGACAACTTCAAGGCCTTGAACGACAGTCTGGGCCATGGCATTGGCGACTTGCTGCTGCGACAGGTGGCCACGCGGCTGGCCGAATGTGTACGCGCCACCGACACCGTGGCCCGCCTGGGCGGTGACGAGTTCGTGGTACTGTTGACACAACTTAGCGCCGACCGCGACGAGGCCGCTGCCCAGGCCGAGGCGGTGGGTGAAAAGATCCGCGACGCCATCACCCGCCCCTACCGGCTTGAGGCGCATGAGCACCAGTTGTCGGCCAGCTTGGGCATCACACTCTTCCAAGGCTCCGAGTCCAGCATCGACGAGTTGCTGAAACAGGCCGACCTGGCCATGTACCAGGCCAAAGCGGCAGGCCGCAACACCCTGAGCTTTTACGACCCTCGGATGCAGGCGGTGGTCAACACCCGGGTGGCGCTGGAAGCCGACATCCGCCGCGCACTGTTGGTGGAGCAGTTCCAGCTGTACTACCAACTGCAGGTCGATGCCCTGGGCAGGCCGGTAGGGGCCGAGGCACTGTTGCGCTGGCCCCACCCGGTGCGCGGCATGGTGCCACCCAACGAATTCATTGCGCTGGCCGAAGACACCGGCTTGATTCTGCCGCTGGGCCTCTGGGTATTGCAGCAGGCCTGTACCCAGCTCCATGCCTGGAGCCTGCAGGCCGAAACCCAGCACCTGACGCTGGCGGTGAACGTCAGTGCCCGGCAATTCCGCCAGCCCGACTTTGTGGAGTCTGTGCTGCGGGTGCTGAGCAGCACTGCAGCCCCGGCACGCCTGCTGAAGCTAGAGCTGACCGAGAGCCTGCTGGTCAATGATGTGGAGGAAACCATCGCTAAAATGCGCTCGCTCAAGGCCCGGGGCGTGGGCTTCTCGCTGGACGATTTCGGCACTGGCTACTCGTCACTGTCCTACCTCAAGCGCCTGCCTTTGGAACAGCTGAAAATCGACCAGTCCTTTGTGCGCGACCTTTTGACCGACCCCAACGATGCCGCCATCGCCCGCACCGTCATCGCACTGGGCCACAGCCTGGGGCTGGCAGTGATCGCCGAAGGCGTGGAAACCGAGGCACAACGCGGCTTTCTGGCAGCCCAGGGCTGTGATGCCTACCAGGGCTACCTGTTCAGCCGCCCACTGCCGGTGCAGGACTTCGAAGTCGGTCTACAGGTGCGCTTGCTGGCCCTTTCGACGGAGTCGGCGGTATTTCCTGACATCTGAGTCCCCATGCCTAAGACACTCAAGCTGATTCTGCTGTCCCTGCGCGATCTCATCGTTTCCGCCGGACCGGTGGTGTTCATCGTGATCGGTGCACTGGCTGCCGCCTACTGGTACCTCGACCCGCAGCCGCCCACAACTGTGACGCTCGCCACCGGCCCGGACGGCAGCGCCTATGCCGAATTTGGCCAGCGCTACGCCAGCGCACTCAAGGCCAATGGCATAGAGGTGGTGCTCAAACCCACCGACGGTGCGGCCGACAACCTGCAAATGCTGCGCAACGGCGAGGCCGACGTGGGCTTTGTACGCGGCGGCAGCGCCGACCCGGTGGCCGATGACGAAGCGGGTTTGATGTCGTTGGGCAGCCTGTTCTACGAGCCGCTATGGCTGTTTTACCGCAGCGACGCGGCCCGCAAGATCGACCCCGCCACCGCCACGCTGACCGCCCTGCCCCAGTTGAAAACGCTGCGCATCAACATCGACAAGCAGGGCAGCGGCGTGCCCGATATCGTGGAAAAGATGTTCAAGGCCAACCACATCGAGGCCCGCACCCTGCGGCTGTCCAACCTGGAGCCCGCACCCGCCGTGCAGGCGCTGCTGGCGGGTAAATTGGACGTGGTGGTGCTGGCCTCGGCCCCCCAGTCGCCGCTGGTGCAGCGCCTGCTGCGCGCCCGCGACATCCAGCTGATGGACTTTGGCCAGAGCGATGCCTACGCCCGGCGTTTTGCCTTTTTGTCGGCCGTGACGCTGCCGCGCGGCGTGGTCGATCTGGCCGCCGACATGCCGCCGCATGACGTGTCCATGCTGGCCGCCACCACCTCGCTGATCTCCAGTGACCAGACCCACCCAGCCCTGCGCCAGCTGTTCGCCCAGAGCGCGCAAACCGTGCACAGCGGCGCGGGCTGGTTCAACCGGGCCCGCGATTTCCCCAACACCCGCACCAGCGAACTGCCGGTCAGCCCCGAGGGTGACCGCGCCATCAACGGCACGCCGCCGTTCTGGCAGCGCTACCTGCCCTTCTGGGCCAGCAACCTGATCGAGCGCATGTGGTTGGTGTTGGGTGGCTTGCTGGTGCTGATGCTGCCGCTGAGCAAGATCGTGCCGCCGCTGTACCAGTTTCGCGTGCGCAGCCGGGTGTTCCGCTGGTACGCCCGGCTGCGCGAGATCGAAACCAAGGTCGATGCGCGCACCGGCGAACGTGATGCCCTGTTGGATGAACTGGATGAACTCTACCGCGTGACCCACCGCATCACCGTACCCCTGTCGTACACCGACGAGCTCTACGCCTTGCGCAACAACATCGAAGCGGTACGCAGGCGGCTGCTGGCGAGCTGGCCGAAGGAGTCAGCACCCTAAAAGAAAAACGGCCCGTGGATACGGGCCGTTTTTGATTACTTCAGCGCCTTGTAGCGCATGCGTTTGGGCTTGGCACCCTCTTCGCCCAGGCGCTTCTTCTTGTCGGCTTCGTACTCTTGGTAGTTGCCGTCGAAGAAGGTCCACTGGCTGTCGCCTTCTGCCGCCAGGATGTGGGTGGCGATACGGTCCAGGAACCAGCGGTCATGGCTGATGACCAGCATGGTGCCTGCGAATTCCAGCAGTGCGTCTTCCAGAGCGCGCAGGGTTTCCACGTCCAGATCGTTGGACGGCTCATCCAGCATCAGCACGTTGCCGCCCGCGATCAGGGTCTTGGCCAGGTGCAAACGGCCCCGCTCACCACCGGAGAGCATGCCCACCTTTTTCTGCTGGTCGGCACCGTTGAAGTTGAAGCGGCCACAGTAGGCGCGGCTTGCCATCTGGAACTTGCCCACGTTCAAAATGTCGAGGCCGCCCGACACGTCTTCCCAGACGGTCTTTTCGTTCGACAAGTCGTCGCGGTGCTGGTCCACAAAGGCCATTTTGACGGTGGAGCCGATCTTCACTTCACCCGAATCGGCCTTTTCCTTGCCTGCGATCAGCTTGAACAGCGTGGATTTACCGGCACCGTTGGGGCCGATGATGCCGACGATGGCACCGGCAGGAATCTTGAAGCTCAGGTTGTCGATCAGCACGCGGTCGCCAAAGGACTTGGTGACGTTGACGAATTCGATCACTTCATGGCCCAGGCGGTCGGCCACGGGGATGAAGATTTCGTTGGTTTCGTTGCGCTTTTGGTATTCGAAGTCGCTCAGTTCTTCAAAGCGGGCCAGACGGGCCTTGCTCTTGGCCTGGCGGGCCTTGGGGTTCTGGCGCGACCATTCCAATTCTTTCTTCAGGGCCTTGGCACGGGCTTCTTCGCCCTTTTGCTCGGCTTCCAGGCGTGCGCCCTTTTGGGTCAGCCAGTCGGAGTAATTGCCCTTGTACGGAATGCCGGAGCCCCGGTCCAGTTCCAGAATCCATTCGGCGGCGTTGTCCAGGAAGTAGCGGTCATGGGTGATGGCCACCACGGTGCCGGAATAGCGCTGCAGGAACTGCTCCAGCCAGTCCACCGATTCGGCGTCCAAGTGGTTGGTTGGCTCATCCAACAGCAACATGTCAGGCTTGCTCAGCAGCAGGCGGCACAGCGCCACGCGGCGCTTTTCACCGCCGGACAGCACACCCACCACGGCATCCCACGGTGGCAGGCGCAGCGCGTCGGCGGCGATTTCCAGTTGGTGCTCGGAGTCGGTGCCTGCGGTGGCGATGATGGCTTCCAGCTCGGCCTGCTCGGCAGCCAGTGCATCAAAGTCGGCATCTTCTTCACCGTAGGCGGTGTAGACCTCTTCCAGGCGTGCCTTGGCAGAGAACACCTTGCCCATGGCGGCTTCGACGCTTTCGCGCACCGTCTGGGTAGGGTCCAACTGGGGTTCCTGGGGCAGGTAGCCGATGTTCAGGCCCGCCATGGGCTGGGCTTCGCCTTCAATGTCCTTGTCCAGCCCGGCCATGATCTTGAGCAGGGTGGACTTGCCCGAGCCGTTGGTACCCAGCACGCCGATCTTGGCGCCGGGAAAAAAGCTGAGCGAAATGTCTTTGAGAATGTGGCGCTTGGGCGGCACGATCTTGCCGACGCGGTTCATGGTAAATACGTACTGGGCCATCGTTTTGAGGGTGAAGTTGCTGACGAAAAATCTGCCGAAACAAGTCGGGCGAACGCCGATTATCCCAGCATGCGACAATCCACAGGTTGCGGCATTCCAATTGGCTGCAACGCCAGCACTTCGCTGGGGGCCAAAACCAAGCCAAACACGCTTGTTTTGCGTCCATTTTTTTAAAAATGTCTGCCTTTGATTGGTGCCCCAGTTCACAACCAGGGCGAAAAGGCCAGCTTCCAAGCGCCCAGGACGGGCGCACAAAAATGAACTTTGAAGAACTGAATCTGGCCCCGGCCATTCTGAAGGCCGTGCAAGAGCAAGGCTATACCGAGCCCACCCCCATCCAGGCACAGGCCATTCCGGTCGTCCTGGCCGGGCACGATCTGCTCGGCGGTGCGCAAACCGGCACCGGCAAAACGGCAGCGTTCACCCTGCCCCTGCTGCAGCGCCTGACCGAGAGCGCTCCGGCAACCAACAAATTTGGTGGCAAGGGCATCCGTGCCCTGGTGCTCACCCCCACCCGCGAACTCGCCGCCCAGGTGGAAGAGTCGGTGCAAACCTACGGTAAATACCTGGAACTGAGCTCCACCGTGATCTTTGGTGGCGTGGGTATGAACCCGCAAATCACCAAGGTCAAAAAAGGCGTGGACATTCTGGTGGCCACCCCGGGCCGTCTGCTCGACCTGATGCAACAAGGCGTGCTGGACCTGGGCCAGGTGCAAATCCTGGTGCTGGACGAAGCCGACCGCATGCTCGACATGGGCTTCATCCATGACGTGAAAAAAGTGCTGGCCGCCGTGCCCAAAGACAAGCAAAGCCTGCTGTTCTCGGCCACCTTCAGCGATGAAATCCGTGACCTCGCCGCCACGCTGCTGAAGAACCCGCAAAGCGTGCAGGTCACGCCGCGCAACACCACCGTGCAGCGCATCACCCAGGTGATCCACCCGGTCGGCCGCGGCAAGAAAAAGGCCTTGCTGGCCCACATCATCCAGGAACACAACTGGAGCCAGGTGCTGGTGTTCACCCGTACCAAGTTCGGTGCCAACAACGTGGCCGAATTCCTGGAAAAGAACGGTATCACCGCGATGGCACTGCATGGCAACAAGAGCCAGTCGGCCCGTACCCAGGCCCTGCAAGGCTTCAAAAGCGGCGATGTGCGCGCCCTGGTGGCCACCGATATCGCGGCCCGCGGTATCGACATCGACGACCTGCCGCACGTGGTCAACTACGAAATCCCGAACGTCTGCGAAGACTATGTGCACCGCATTGGCCGTACCGGTCGCGCCGGTGCCGAAGGCGCTGCCGTCAACCTGGTGTGCCTGGACGAAGAAGGCTTCATGCAGGACATCGAACGCTTCACCAAGCAAGAAATTGCCGTGCAAGTGATCGAAGGCTTCATGCCCGAACCCAATGAGCGTGCAGAACCCATCGCCATGGGTCGCCAGACGATCTGGGGCGGTGCCGGCAAGCCGCCGAGCCGCGACGTGATGCAGGCCGCTGCCAAAGCTGCCCGCACTGAAATGCTGCAGCGCGTGCGCGACAGCAAGGGTGCCAACGGCGACGGCGCTGGCCGTGGCAACGGTGGCGGTCATGGTGGCGGAAACGGCGGCCCCCGCAGCAATGCCCCCCGCAGTGGTCCACGGCCCCCGCAAGGCGACGGCATGGCTCCCCGCCCCCAAGGCGCTCGTCCACCCCAGGGTGGTCGTGGTGGCCGTCCTGGCGGCCCTGGCGGTGCACGCGCCGGTGGCGGCGGCTACGGCGGTGGCAATGCAGGCGGTGGTTACGGTGGCGGCAACAGCTACGGTGGTGGCGGTAACGGAAACGGCGGCGGCTACGGCGGCGGTGCCCAGCCGGACCACACCCGTTCCGCATCCATGGGCGGCCAGGGCCCTGCGCCCCGCCCGGCCCAAGGCGGCCAGCCTGACCCGATGCGCACCAGCGTAGACAGCATGCTCGACCGTGGTCGCCGTGGCGGCTTCGGCGGCGGCAACCGCAATGGTGGCGGTGGTGGCGGCTACGGTGGTGGCAATGGCGGTGGGAACGGTGGCGGCGGCTTCGGCGGTGGCCGCAGCGGTGGTGGCGGATCGCGCGGCCCCGGCGGCCCACGCGGTTCGTTCGGCCGCTGATTTAAGCTTTTTAGGCCGCCTGCGCTTATTCCATAAGCGTGAGCAGCTATTAAATCAGGAGTAAGTCAATCTCCTTACCAGGCGCATGGCATTCGGCATGCGCCTTTTTTGTGGGCGTTTATTTTTACAATCAATGCCCTCCCCCACCCACTTCAAAAAAACACCATGCGACTTCTCCACACCATGCTGCGCGTTGGCAACCTGCAGCGCTCCATCGACTTCTACACCCAGGTTCTGGGCATGCAACTGCTGCGCATGTCGGAAAACGCCGAGTACAAATACACCCTGGCCTTCGTCGGCTACGGCAGTAACCCCGACCATGCCGAGTTGGAGCTGACCTACAACCACGGCGTGGACAGCTATGAGCTCGGCACCGCCTACGGCCACATCGCCCTGGCCGTGCCCGATGCCTATGCTGCCTGCGAGAAGATCAAGGTCGCCGGTGGCCAGGTCACGCGCGAAGCCGGTCCGGTCAAGGGCGGCACCACGGTGATTGCTTTTGTGACCGACCCCGACGGCTACAAGATCGAGCTGATCCAGCGCGCGGAACACGCAGGCGGCTCCGGCATTTAAAGCGTCCCCTATTTGGAGGACGAAGCACCCGCCCCGCGTCTTGACACCGCCCAAGCGCCGGGCGGAACATGGTTTCTTTTTGAGGAGACACCATGGCCACCAAAAAAGCAACTGCTATCGCCGCCAAAACCAAGGCCTTGTCGCTGCACATGGGGCTGAACGCCGTCAGTGGCGCGGCCTATTCGGGCTGGACCGGACCCCTGGCGGCCTGCGAGTTTGATGCCAATGACATGGCCGCGATTGCCAAGGCGCAAGGCATGCAGCCCACCGTGCTGCTCACCAAACAGGCCACCCGTGCCAAGTTTCTAAGCGCCCTGCGCAGTGCCGCCAAATCACTGGTGGCGGGCGATCTGTTCTTTCTGACCTATTCGGGCCACGGTGGACAGGTGACCGACATCGACAACGACGAACCCGACGGCAAAGACGAAACCTGGTGCCTGTTTGACGGCCAGATTCTGGACGACGAGCTGTACTTTGAGTACAGCAAGTTTGCCGCTGGGGTACGCATCCTGGTGTTGTCGGACAGCTGCCACAGCGGCTCGGTGGTCAAGGCCTTGCCCAATGAACCCGGCTCGCGGGCCATGCCCCTGGGGGTGGCCATGCGCGTCTACCGCGACCACCAGGCGTTCTACGACAAGCTGCAGGTCGACGTGGCCAAGGCCGCGGGCGGCCAGGTTGCCGACCCCGACACGGCGTTGACCCAGGTATCGGTCAGCAACCGCCTGACCGCTGTGGTCAGCCAGTTCAAACCGTCATTGGTGCTGGTGTCGGGCTGCCAGGACAACCAGACCTCGATGGATGGCGACCACAACGGCGCGTTCACCGAACAGGTGCTCAAGGTGTGGGCCAACGGCAGCTTCAAAGGCACCTACCGCCAGTTCCACGCCAAGGTGCGCGCAGGGTTGCCGCCCAGTCAGTCGCCCAACCTGTTCACGCTGGGCAAGGCGGGCAAGTTTTTGCAGCAAAAGCCTTTTACGGTCTGAAAAAAAAGCGCCTGAAAAGGCGCTTTTTTGTAGGCACGCGGGGATCAGGCCTTCTTCTTCAAGGCCGCCGTGTCCAGGCACAGCTGGGTAATCCGCCCCCAGTCGCCTGCAATCATGGCATCGGTGGGCACGATCCACGAGCCGCCCACGCACACCACATTGGGCAGCGCCAAAAATTCAGGCGCGTTTTGCAGCGTCACACCGCCGGTGGGGCAGAACTTCACGTCAAAGAACGGGCCGCTCCAGGCCTTCAGCATGGCCGGACCACCGGCTTGCATGGCGGGGAAGAACTTGAGTTCGGTGAAGCCGTCTTCCTGGGCCATCATGATTTCGCTACCGGTGGCCACGCCGGGCAACAGCGCCAGACCTGCATCGCGGCAGGCCATGCCCACGGTGCGGGTGTAGCCGGGGCTCACGCCAAACAGGGCACCGGCCTTGGCGGCGGCTTGCGCGTCGGCGGCGCTGCGGATGGTGCCAGCGCCGATGACGGCATCGGGCACTTCCTTGGCGATGCGCTCAATGCATTCCAGCGCCTGCGGGGTGCGCAGCGTGACTTCCAGCATGCGGATGCCGCCAGCGACCAGCGCCCGCGCCAAGGGCACGGCGTGGGCCACGTCGTTGAGCACGATGACCGGGATGACCGGTGCGTCTTGCATGACTTGCAGGGCCGTCCAACGGCCGGTGTGGTTGCTTAGACCCATGTGAGTGCTCCTTGTTCAGCGGTGAGGGCATTGCGGCGCATGCCGGAAAAAAGTTCGCGGCCCATGCCGAAGGCGTTCGAGGCGCGCAGGGCTTCGGGCATGGTGGCCAGCGGGCGGGCCGCCCACTCCGCATCGGGCACCAGGGCCTGCAGCGTACCGGCTACGGCATCCAGGCGCACCACGTCGCCATCGAGCAGCTTGGCCAGCGGGCCACCGGCCAGGGCTTCGGGGGATACGTGGATGGCGGCGGGCACCTTGCCCGAGGCACCGCTCATGCGGCCATCGGTGACCAGGGCCACGCGGTAGCCCTTGCCTTGCAACACGGCCAGCGGCGGGGTGAGTTTGTGCAGCTCGGGCATGCCGTTGGCCTGCGGGCCTTGCCAGCGCACTACACAGACTACGTCGCGGTTGAGTTCACCGGCGTTGAAGGCTACGTGCAAGGCTTCTTGCGAGTCGAACAGGCGGATCGGGGCTTCGATGATGTGGCGGTCGTCTGGCACGGCGGATGCCTTGATCACGCTGCGGCCCAGGTTGCCTTGCAGCAGCTTCAAGCCGCCGGTGGGGCTGAACGGGTTGGAAGCGGGGCGCACGATGGTGTCGTCTTTCGACTCCCCTACCGTGGTC from Comamonadaceae bacterium OS-1 carries:
- the ettA gene encoding energy-dependent translational throttle protein EttA, producing MAQYVFTMNRVGKIVPPKRHILKDISLSFFPGAKIGVLGTNGSGKSTLLKIMAGLDKDIEGEAQPMAGLNIGYLPQEPQLDPTQTVRESVEAAMGKVFSAKARLEEVYTAYGEEDADFDALAAEQAELEAIIATAGTDSEHQLEIAADALRLPPWDAVVGVLSGGEKRRVALCRLLLSKPDMLLLDEPTNHLDAESVDWLEQFLQRYSGTVVAITHDRYFLDNAAEWILELDRGSGIPYKGNYSDWLTQKGARLEAEQKGEEARAKALKKELEWSRQNPKARQAKSKARLARFEELSDFEYQKRNETNEIFIPVADRLGHEVIEFVNVTKSFGDRVLIDNLSFKIPAGAIVGIIGPNGAGKSTLFKLIAGKEKADSGEVKIGSTVKMAFVDQHRDDLSNEKTVWEDVSGGLDILNVGKFQMASRAYCGRFNFNGADQQKKVGMLSGGERGRLHLAKTLIAGGNVLMLDEPSNDLDVETLRALEDALLEFAGTMLVISHDRWFLDRIATHILAAEGDSQWTFFDGNYQEYEADKKKRLGEEGAKPKRMRYKALK
- the rhlE_2 gene encoding ATP-dependent RNA helicase RhlE, whose product is MNFEELNLAPAILKAVQEQGYTEPTPIQAQAIPVVLAGHDLLGGAQTGTGKTAAFTLPLLQRLTESAPATNKFGGKGIRALVLTPTRELAAQVEESVQTYGKYLELSSTVIFGGVGMNPQITKVKKGVDILVATPGRLLDLMQQGVLDLGQVQILVLDEADRMLDMGFIHDVKKVLAAVPKDKQSLLFSATFSDEIRDLAATLLKNPQSVQVTPRNTTVQRITQVIHPVGRGKKKALLAHIIQEHNWSQVLVFTRTKFGANNVAEFLEKNGITAMALHGNKSQSARTQALQGFKSGDVRALVATDIAARGIDIDDLPHVVNYEIPNVCEDYVHRIGRTGRAGAEGAAVNLVCLDEEGFMQDIERFTKQEIAVQVIEGFMPEPNERAEPIAMGRQTIWGGAGKPPSRDVMQAAAKAARTEMLQRVRDSKGANGDGAGRGNGGGHGGGNGGPRSNAPRSGPRPPQGDGMAPRPQGARPPQGGRGGRPGGPGGARAGGGGYGGGNAGGGYGGGNSYGGGGNGNGGGYGGGAQPDHTRSASMGGQGPAPRPAQGGQPDPMRTSVDSMLDRGRRGGFGGGNRNGGGGGGYGGGNGGGNGGGGFGGGRSGGGGSRGPGGPRGSFGR
- the gloA_1 gene encoding lactoylglutathione lyase — its product is MLRVGNLQRSIDFYTQVLGMQLLRMSENAEYKYTLAFVGYGSNPDHAELELTYNHGVDSYELGTAYGHIALAVPDAYAACEKIKVAGGQVTREAGPVKGGTTVIAFVTDPDGYKIELIQRAEHAGGSGI
- the eda gene encoding KHG/KDPG aldolase, coding for MGLSNHTGRWTALQVMQDAPVIPVIVLNDVAHAVPLARALVAGGIRMLEVTLRTPQALECIERIAKEVPDAVIGAGTIRSAADAQAAAKAGALFGVSPGYTRTVGMACRDAGLALLPGVATGSEIMMAQEDGFTELKFFPAMQAGGPAMLKAWSGPFFDVKFCPTGGVTLQNAPEFLALPNVVCVGGSWIVPTDAMIAGDWGRITQLCLDTAALKKKA